The genomic segment cATCTTAGGGTAAAAGATACAGCTTTGGGAATGCATTCAGTGCCATTATAATAGCATTAtttggtgacaggtggtagctacacttgtggtgagcacagtaGAAcctatagagttgtcaaatcactatgttgtacacctgaaccaATGTAACTTTGTATGTCAGGTATACTTTAATTGTTCTGGCTAGACtatccagtactgtgttgaatggAAGGTGGTGAAGGTGCTTTCATACCTTGTTTCTGATCATACAGgagaagttttccttcttttactaTTGAATATGTTAGATTTCAGCTTTTCATGCGCATGTACTGTCTTTTAGATTTGTGGtggtttctttgtattttaatgaGTGTTTGCAATCATGAAATGGTGTCCAAAAGCTCTCATTCCTGTTATGCATCAATTAATATAATCgtgttattttttatctttaatctgTTAATGTGCAGTCTTAAACTGATAGCTTGCCATAGGTTGAAACACCCTTGAATTCCAGGAAGAATTCCCAGTTGATTATGctgtaaaatgataaaatgtgcttttgattcagtttgctttgttttattgtggATGTTGCATGAATATTCCTCACAGGTAGTAGTTTGTCTTTGTTTACTTGTAGTCTCTTTCTGTGACTTTGATAACCGGGTGATGCTTGTGTAAcagatactgttttgttttgtttttaatttttttaatgtttatttattgttgaggacagagagagacatagtgtgagcaagggaggatcagagatagagagacacagaatctgaagcaggcagcacagagcctgacacagggcttgaacccacagaccacgagatcatgacctgagccgaagtcgaatgcttaactggctgagccacccaggcactccattgTTGACCTTTTCTGAAACCAATTCTTCCTATTGTTGATACTTTCCTATTTTTGCTGTATCCTATTTTGTTGAGTTtggttttatgtttaaattttcttccttctgctaattTTGGGCTCACATGGTACTTCTGGTTTTTTGAGGTATAGGAAAGTGATTTGTGCTACAGCATGACAATATTACAGAGTTATCTCTTAGGCAAGTTTACGTGTTCATAGAGGAATGATGTAGTGAAATTTCCTTCTCAGCCATCTGATTACATCCTCTGATTGTATATTAGAAGTTTTCAGAATATTCATCTGAGAGTAGTAAGTGGaatgattttacttttctcttatttGATATCTTTCAGCTGTATCTTCATATGGTGCCCAGAGATTCCTGCCAAAGCCACACATAGAAGCTTCTTTCCAAAATGTGTCAATGGGTAGATATCAACTTAGTACCCTTGAGAATTTACCCTTAATTACAGACTGGGACAGTGATGGGGAAAGTGAAGGGCAGCAAAGATTTCCTGAAGTACATATCCAAATGGAGACAACTGCCCATAGTAAGAATCTCACTGCCCAAAATGGTGAAGAACATAAAGCAGTTTGGAAAACATCCATGTTTAAGTCTGCTACTTCTGCAAAGCAGTGCGTTTCTGTAAgcaaagactcaaataaaatacttaaggataCATATTCAcggaaataaaatttgaaaactctGGGAAGTTATCTAGTCCAtgctgaaaataattatttgaaccCTTCTAAAAAGAGGATTGGATTGACCTTTCAGTCAAATATTCCTGaaaatcagagatttaaaaatgaagaaaaaagtgcCAAGTGGCATCAACTTGAGAGGGCCTCTGCTGAGCAGTTGACCTTACAGCATAaccacagcattttttttttttttaatttttgggacagagagagagacagagcatgaatgggggaggggcagagagagagggagacacagaatcggaaacaggctccaggccccgagccatccgcccagagcctgacgcggggatcgaactcacggaccgggagatcgtgacctggctgaagtcggacacttaactgactgcgccacccaggcgccccaaccacagCATTTTTAATGGAGGCAGAATTACTGAATGCAGTGAATCTGAGAAAAAATTTAACCAAGGCTCAGATGTTAATAAACATCTGAGGACCCATTTTCCAAAGGACCATTATGAATGTAACAAATGTGGGGAAGTCTTTTATCAAAGTTCAAAACTTATTATACATAAGAGTACACATATGGGAGAGAATccttataaatataatatatgtgGGAGAGCTTTTAACCAGATATCCAATATTGATGATCATCAGAGAATtcacatgggaaaaaaatcatacagaagCGATAAACCTGGGAGCATGTTTAATCATCAGGACTAAATATACATAAGATAATAGGTACTAGAGGGAAAAGGTACATTTGTAAGAAATGTGTCAAAACCTTTGACTGGCACTCAAGACTATCTCAACATCAGCGAATGCATACTAGAGTGAAACCTTATAAATGTGAAGAATGTGGTAAAACCTTTAAGTATGGCTCATCACTATATGGACATAGGAgaatccatactggagagaaacttCACATATGcaaagaatgtgggaaagcctttaacTGGGCCTCAAGCCTTCATCAtcatcacagaattcatactggagaaaaacttcacaaatgtaaagaatgtaGCAAGGCCTTTAACCAGCTCACAAGCCTCATTAGACATCATAGAATTCATTCTGGAGaaaaaaccttatgaatgtaaagaatgtggtaaGGCCTTCAACCAGCAGTCAATGCTTACTTGACATCACAGAATTCATGCTAGacagaaattttagaaatctagagaatgtggcaaggcctttaacAGGCAGTCACACTCAACATCACAGATTTCATACTTGAAAGAATCTTTATCAATGTGAAGAATGTGGGAAAATCCTTAATCACTGTTCAACGTTTACTCCTaatcacagaattcatactgggGCAAACCTTACAATTTTAAAGAATGTGagtgaacttctttttttttttttttaaattttcttttccttttgatagagagagggaaggagagtgtgagcatgagaaagggacagaggtagagagagagagagagagagagagagagagagagagactttcaagtctgctcagcacacagcctgattcAGGACTAGTTCCCATGACACTTGGATactaacctgagctgaaatcaagaatcagtgtAGAATGTCAGCACTGAGAAAGAGcttcatagactcagatatgaagAGACAGCTATAAGGAATTGAGATTGACTTTATGGAGCCAATAAAGTCCCCTTGGAATTATCAGCTTAGTACCTTGCTGACAGAGTTTTCAGCAGTCTTGTGAGTTGAGTAAAgaagatcatttcttttttttttaatatacttttttaaacgtttactcatttttgagagacagagagatagagcacagtagggtgggtcagagagagagggacacacagaatccaaagcaaagtccaggttccaagccgtcagcacagagcctgatgcgaggctcgaactcacgaaccatgagattatgacctgagctgaagtcagatgcttaaccgactgagccactgagcctCCCCAagaagataatttctttttttttttaattttaaaaatgttttatttatttttaagacagagagacagagcatgagtggggatggggcagagagagagagagggagacacagaatctgaagcaggctccaggctctgagttgtcagcacagagcccaattcaggggctcgaactcatgaactgtgagattgtgacttgagctgaagttggatgctcaaccaactgagccacccaggtgccccaagaagatcATTTCTTaacaggtgcaggaacctcaggacaTTTGGGGACTTCAACTATAGGTATTGTAGCCAaagtctgatggcaagtatttggcttggcttctgggcttcaaatgctattaaaaattaaatctagagATTCATTGTGAAAAGCCCTGGCACAACTGGTTTTAAAGAGTCTTTAAGTcactgcagcaacttcttattcagcatgtctccagaagcaagggaaacaaaagcaaaaatgagacttcatcaaaataaacagctttggcacagcaaaggaagccatcagcagaattaaaaggcaaccaatgaaatgggagaagatatttgccaatgacatcagataaagggttagtacgcaaaatctataaagaacttatcaaactaaacacccaaaaaacaaataatccagtgaagaaatgggcaaaagacatgaacagacacttctccaaagaagacaaccagatgggcaaccaacacatgaaaaaatgctcaacatcactcatcctcagggaaatacaaatcaaaaccacgatgagataccactttacacctgtcagaatggctaacattaacaactcaggcaacaacagatgttggtgaggatgtgaccTAAATATGTTGTTCCACTTTCTTTTGGCAAAAAGTTTCACTGTTAAAAGTCTAGTGATATTCCAATTTTCTCCTATTTTGCAAATGTAGCAATATATTAAATTCTGttaaataggggaaaaaaagagtctttaAGTCAAACCTCTATTCTTGCTGCACTTATATAAATAACCAGGCCAAGTGTTTTTCTCCTAAACTAGACTTTTTTGCAATGAAATTTGGCTATGTTTGGTAAAAATGAGGGTGATTATAGTAAAAAATGTTTCAGTGAAACATCTTTGTGGATATTAGACTTAAATGCTATTCATCATAAACTGGACTAAAATGCTGGATCAGTGACATGAAACCTGGTCAACTTTTAATATGTGAAACTCCCAAGGAAGTTTCAGATGACGGAACGGAAGGGGATTTGGACAGatgttcccaccccacccccataatGTACCAGTTTGGCCTGTGGATAATTTCAGCTGAAAATACCTGAAACTGCAGCCTCAAGAGGAAAACTTCTCCCTCCTTTAACCACACGGAAGAATCTGAAATTGGAAGTCTTTCCCAGAAGAACAATTATTAACAGAGGCAAAGTGTATCTCAGTGACCCATCTGTAAGTCAGGGCAAACATCTACCTAATAGCTGCTCTTACTGTCCTGTGAAGTCCATTCATTTCCTTAGGAGTTCTAGGCACCTACACCATTTTCCTTAGTTCAGGATGATATTTGTACCTCATCTTGCCTGACAGTCTTTGGAATGTCCCCATCTATGTGAATTCCTCGTATGTCTacctattaaattttattttctcctgttaatctctgtcatgtcaatttgattcttagtccttCCAGAATGACCTTTGAGGGGACAAGAATTCTTGTTTTCTGACAGAGGATTTGATTTTAATACCTCATTTTCTGGCATCCCATTTCAAGTATAAAAAGATGGTTGAGAAGTAGGAAATACTTCTACAAgggttgattaaaaaaattttttttaatgtttatttttgagagagagacaacatgatcaggggaggggcagggagagaggaagacacagaatctgaagcaggctccaggttctgagctgtcagcatagagtccgacgGCTCTATGGGGCTTGAAcatatgaactgcaagattatatAACCTgcactgaagtcagacacttaactgactgagccacccagacaccctggggTTGGTACATTTAAGCTCAGTTTTTGTCACTATTTCAGAAGGCTCCTTTTTTATGTCTTGCATGGTAACTATCTTGTCACTGTTTCCTTTAAAAGCTTCTAAGTTGCAGTCAAAATATATACCCCATTTAATTTGTTTAGGTGAATAGATGGCTGTCTGGAGGAGGATGTATACGTATACAAATTGAGTATTTCTAGGGGTCTTCATTGAAACCATGTGAATGTTAAAATCATGCCATGAGTCCCATGTTATGTTAAAAAACATCTAGTTAGAATTCAGCCTTTCGTTGCCTTGTTACAATAAGGTGAAATTGAGTACTTCTATTGTCCTTAGCTCActagaaataatagaaatggtgTAATTTTGTGGGGTAAGGTGAATCtgcaataaacagaaaagaaaaaatatagtagatctcagaaaaaaaaatgatagtgccATTGACTAACAAGGTCTGGTCAGCGGTCAGTGTGTCAatactctccccaaaataagcaCTCTAGGCAGCTGCTGGCTGAAATCTTTGAGATGCCCCCACTGGCCAGGGGCCAATGAATCATGTATAGAACATCTACATGGGACTAGGTTCCTGCTGTGCTCACCAAAATAGTAACCAAAGCAAATGAGAGTTTGTCTACCATGTGCAGCAAACCATAAAATCATACACTGAGCTTTTTCAGTAAACCAATTTAAGCTATTTGTGTGGACCCACCCAGGAGAAGGAGGAGCTAATGCTCCAAAGACTTGAACTCCTCAATGGCTTGCAAATTAAggtttttaaggagaaaattggGTTCAACAATATTCTGATGATACAGAGCAGAGACTAGATTCAGCTCTCCTCAACCATGAAATCCAGCATTTTTTGACTCCCTGGataaggggggggaggggggaactaACCTAAAACTCTAGGCCTCTTTAGTAGTTTGTGTTGCAGGAATTCAGAGGGAGGATGCTTACTGTGAACACTGGTAAAGACGACCAAACTAGGGTACATCATGATGAATTCCCTGATCTCTAATTTAGGGGGTATGCCAGGGGACAGACACTTTCCTTTCCTTGGTGTTGTGTTCTTCATTCTCAAGCATGCAGCCCAGTGAAGCTTTGCATGAAACTCTCAATTTGTTTCATTGTTGATTTCTATTGATCAGAGAGCTCAAGGACTGGGTCAGTTTTAGTATCACCGAGAAAGTGAATGCCCTTGATTGGAGACCTGTGAGGCCATGTTAGCAGATGTTACTTAATAACTTTTGGCCATACGTCACCTGGTACCCCAGAGGTATATTCCATCTCAAAAGTCTTTCAATcagaaaaatatctttcttctttatgttAGAGGTTTCATTAGGGGCATCTGGTAGTTCTGTCAGTAGGGTAGTGCTGATAATGTGTAAGCTAGTGGGGATGCATTCCAATCTCTTGAGTCTAGGCTACCTGTTCCTTGGCTGGTACTGCTGTGCCTAGGGGCAATATGACCTGTGCACTGTTTCCTCTGAACCGTCAAGATCAATGCTGGCTTCATTAGATCAATTTTGTGTAGATAGTGTCAGGGAGCATATGAATTTCTTTCCCCTttaaggtccttctagctggactaagaatccaattgaaataagacaaattaacaggagaaGATCAAATTAAATTTTGTAAGTAGAAGATACCCTCACAGACATGGAAATCCCAAAGATAATCAGGCAAAAGGAGGTATACatgtcatcctgaactaaggaggCAGGTCTGGGACTTCACGGTGGAGAAATGCCCTTCACAGGGTGATAAtaagagcagatgtttggtaattagatgtttgccctttCACACAGGTGGGTGACTCAGGAAAGATTGATCTCTGGTAATACTTattctgtgaagaaaaaaaaaacacaacaacaacaaattttgattcttctctgtagttaaggAGGGGCAAAAGTTTCTCTTGGGCCTACAGGGTGTCAAATGCCTTTAGCTCAAAAAACTCTTCCTGCCAAAGTGTCCCATCTTGGAGCAGCCTGCCCGGGCCACTAAAGAACATTGCTTTAAGGTAGTCTCTGTACATAGAGCTGTGTGTCATGTTAGATAAACTCTAGTTCAGGTAACCTTGGTTGAAACCTAGTTTGCCTTTATTGGTTGGTTGGCAAAATACTgtcataaaagaggaaaaataatatatttggtttttttttaagtttatttattttgagagagaaacagagcatgtgagtgggggaggagcagagagagtggaagagagagaattcgaaGTGCTGTCACTGTAGAGACAgactctgggctcgaactcacaaactgggggatcatgacctgggctgaaattagGAGTTAGACGTTtcactgattgaaccacccaggtgccccaatatgtgtagctttagaaaattttcttttaggggcacctgggtggctcagtcggttaagcagccgacttcggctcaggtcatgatctcaccggtccgtgaattcgagccccgcgtcgggctctatgctgacagctcagagcccggagcctgtttcggattctgtgtctccctctctctgaccctcccccgttcatgctctgtctctctctgtctcaaaaataaattaaaaaatgttaaaaaaaattaaaaaaaagaaaattttcttttattttttgcattaacTTACAAAAATTGTTGTGATGTTATCCAGTGACCAGTAAATGTTTAAAGAGGATTATTGTTGCCATTCTTCATATAACCTATAGAACCTATAATTGTCATAAAAATTATTCCATTCACTCATCAAATAATATTTTGGGAAACTATTTCCTAGAATTCTACAACGTCCTCTCTTCTCTAATGAGGACAATACTGGATTGAAAATTAAAGAATCCAACAAAACTCAtactactatttttaaaataaatgagtcttGCAATATAGGATGAGTCTAAGCCCTATCTGATCACCTCATGGAGCAGAGAAGGAATCCTGGGATGTGAATAGAATGGAGCCTTACATCCAGGTAGGTTGGAATGAATGAAGCAGATGACCAACGTGAGGTCCAAAGGTCAAGCAGGAGACCAAATCTTAAAATGTGGATTGAGAAGCACtacttgaaataattttccagAAGCTTCAGTTCATATCTCCTGCTGTCACAGAAGGACAGTCCTATCCAACACTCACTATCTTCCTATGTCTTCTAAGGATTCTCCTTCTGCTCCCCTGGTCTTCCATCATATTCACAGTGAGGGCCAAAGTGCTTTCCATAGTCTGTGAGGGCCTGCATGATCTGCCTGCTTTTCTATGGCTTTGGGGGGCGGTGGTCTGGGGAAATCTGTGCATATTTCTGAGGAGCTCTATGCTAAGccattatttttaagttcatttttgctcCATAACAGATGTCAGTTGTTACTGTATTTCTTAACAATgatgattttctaattttgtctTGTATATATTAAGTTTGCATGACTGTGTTCTAGATGTTTTCACTTTGTGGTTAGTTTTCTGTGAAATTCAgctgtgattttaatttctcAAGTTCTGAAAGAACATGCTTGAATGTACATGTGTTTTAAAAGTAGTGAGTTTGATCATTAGTGAAAATccccatatttattaaaatgttttgttcGTATATATAAATTTCccttgagacaaaaaaaaatcatcaggatTTTCATCCACTTTCCTTAAAATGTATCTGAATTGTGGTATGATTAatacctaaatgtttattttatatagctGTGATTCTCAGCATATTTTGCAATAATCGTGGTGTTTCTTTATTCAGaaatgtttgttattgttgttgcttctaaggaatgaataaacagactTGCCATTCTGTGTAAAAATAGGAGTAGCTCTTAATAACACATTCTCTgatgtcatttaaatatttatcatacaaactttttaagtatttattttgagacagagaaagcagaagaggcagagagagagacagagagagcgagcgagtgagcgggagagagacaatcccaagcagactccatgctgtcagcacagagctcagcatggggctccatcccaggaatggtgagatcatgacctgaaccaaaatcaagagccagatgcttaaccaactgaatcagcCAGCCTGCCCCTTTCATAAGATTTTTATTAGAGCATTTTATGATCAACTATAGTGAATTTTCTGAACAATTTATGTCATATAATACATGCTACTTCTTCAAATGCTTCTTTTCTTGAGTGCACAGTCTCAGTTTAAAATGagagttctggggcgcctgggtggcgcagtcggttaagcgtcagacttcagccaggtcacgatctcgcggtccgggagttcgagccccgcgtcgggctctgggctgatggctcagagcctggagcctgtttccgattctgtgtctccctctctctctctctctctgcccctcccccgttcatgctctgtctctctctgtcccaaaaataaataaacgttgaaaaaaaaattaaaaaaaaaataaaatgagagttcTATAGAAGGATCCTTTTATAATAGAGTATCtatgtgttgtttttaaaaaaattttttttctggctgttgATTTATTCGACACAAAACAATCTCCAGCTTTGATGAGGTGGCTGACCACATCCACAACCAAATCTGCATGTAAACTGGAATTCAGTTGCTGACCCAGCCCAGGCGCCAGCTTTCTTGTTGGCACCAGGGGGCACAGCGTTTCATCTGTTGGTATCTCTGTCAGCTTCCCCTTGTGTGAGACTTGCAGGTCACTTTCCCTCCAGGCCTTTGGGCCATGGCCTCCCTGTCTCAGGACCTCTGTGGGGCAGTGTGGCAGGCATAATTTCAGGGGGCAGGTGGAGATAAGCATGGAGATCCTGGATACCCTCATTGGTAAGATGGCAGTAGAAATGTCTGCAGGCAAACTGTTCCTTTATGTAGCCTCATGATTTGAGAGACTGCATGGCCTTCATGATGTGAAGTTTGACATGTTCTTCTCTGCCAGCTCAGGGTGTTCTGGCATGTGGACATCCTTCTTGGCCACCATCACTCCCTCCTTGAAAGGGAGTTCATAAATGGCAATTCAGTTCTTCTCCGGCATCAACATCTTGGCAGCTGCTATGTATGGGACCGGTGCTGGAAATCTAGAATATCTAggttttattcagaattttttaacatttctcttattctttaaaaaaatttttttttacattttttaatttttgagagacagagaagagtgtgagcaggggaggggcagagaaagagagggagacagaatccaaagcaggctccaggctctgagctgtcagcacagagcccgtcaccgggctcgaacccacgaacaccagatcatgacctgagccgaagttggacactgactgagccacccaggcgccccaacatttctcttattcttgttttgcAATTCAATAACAAAGCTTCCTGTTTAATGATGGTTCCCACAGCATTAATtagttgtgcttttgtttttttaatctatgttttataattttggataACAATTCAACCCAGTACTTGAAGACCATGTAGGGTTTAATTCAAATAGGATTTGGGTTAGACATGTCAATTGCCAATAAAAGTATACGTGTATTGTTTGTATAAATACTACCTATACAGTATTTATACATGACTTACCACatttgtttcataaaaataactttaaaaactcATATCTCTATCAATTTTAGGTGTCATAATTTATTCTTAATTGTGGCAAAAAATATATGCCatgaaatgtaccattttaaactttttttttttttttttgagagagagagagagcacaagtgagcaacaggcagagacagacagggagagagagagagtcccatgtgaggcagagagagaagcagggttaacccgaagcagggcttgtgctcacccaaagtggggctcaagctcacctgaagtggggctccaactcatgaattgtgagatcataacatgtgttgaagtcggatgcttaactgactgagccacccaggtgccccttaaccgTTTTTTTACTAAAGTGTTAAGTGTATTTACATTATTGTAAAGTCAATCTGGAgttttctcatcttgcaaaactgagacCCAATACCTTTTAAGCAGCCAGTTTGACATTTGTCTCCATTTCTAAGTCCCtggcatgctttctctctctctttctctctctctctcccctccttcctccctcccttcttccctctccatccacccatccacccatccatccatccatccatccatcctttcctccctcccttcctgccttcctgccttcgtCTGCCCATCGTTTCATCCTTCCTTTTTCGTGAGGTTCTCGATACTAGGTTAGTCAGTTAAATGAATCATAGTGTAGCTCTCTGTGACTCATttatttcactgaacataatATCATCACATCTTAACCATGTGTATAAAGTGACaagatgtgtttcttttttaaagctgggTATTATTCTAGTGCATGTATatgctacattttctttatttgttcacgaacatttctattgttttcatttattaatggtTTCCTGAATACTGCTATGAAACtgcttttgcaaatatctcttgAAGATAGtactttgaattcttttggtTATATACGCTCAAGTGGGAGGGCTGGATCATatgaaatatgatttaaaaatttttgaggaaactccattctcttttccacagtggttgtgcCATTTGCATTTCCTCTAGTGGTGcataagggttccaatttctagTCTTGCTTTCCAACATGtgtaggttttgttgttgttgttgttgttgctgttgtttaatgGTGGGATCTGaacgggtgtgaggtgatacctcactgcttgatttgtatttctctaatgaataGGGATTTTGAGCATTTCTCATATGCTTGtctatttgtatatctttcttGGATTATGTCCATtcaatcctttgtccattttttaatcatgcTAGTtgctttttggttgttgttgcaagagttctttctatattctagATGTTAATTCTTTATGCTGTAGAGGCTCTGtaaaaattttccttccatttctcagATTGCCTTTCTACTCCACTGTTTCCTTAGAATTACTTTCTCTGAGTTCCCTGAGTTTAAATATATTGTGTTTCATTTCATTAGCCTCAAGATATTTACTGGttattttttg from the Prionailurus viverrinus isolate Anna chromosome E2, UM_Priviv_1.0, whole genome shotgun sequence genome contains:
- the LOC125152608 gene encoding KRAB domain-containing protein 5-like, which translates into the protein MREGKIFEDVQGVLTFRDVAIEFSQEWRFINHSQGEVYRDVMLETHGHLLFLGLVSKPDLDIFLEHKKELWGVKRKEKVASHPAVSSYGAQRFLPKPHIEASFQNVSMGRYQLSTLENLPLITDWDSDGESEGQQRFPEVHIQMETTAHSKNLTAQNGEEHKAVWKTSMFKSATSAKQCVSVSKDSNKILKDTYSRK